The proteins below are encoded in one region of Ascochyta rabiei chromosome 9, complete sequence:
- a CDS encoding P-type Cu(2+) transporter encodes MAGSSDHTDHALPRTLSPPTPESSPPIFAPTPLPNLPLPPQSWFAGIPENDNHAALRSLPEPPPSVSGESTTFVPTDHSRDGDAPSSIRVRRHHRSHSHSHPHGSFCSGSPDHDGALRLNKLGTQSDVSNQVFNIDVERGPPNYQRFVLNIDGLKCGCCEGGITRAVHRIPAIRDHQVNIVMARLEFDLDISQISVEEVLKRLNTATGYTFKQNSKPVGQVLEFLHTDTHDFHRTKRPDGITAIELPDPHTLFWISSVLWTKDALPLNDKSNDDSDSRKAKEIVDRCIMAARHPQLIRVHYDATIIGARDIYNFYIARNEGLTLAPPPTHPSLQLGARQTRRALYWFLPALALTIPVLVLAWAPIDHPKISYAHASLILASVVQIIAWIEFLPSAVRSLWYSYVLDMDLLITLSTTTAYVFSVVCYAYQVLGKPLESGSFFETSTLLVTLILLGRAINEFARYRAAKSVSFRSLQTDKALLVEWGHEREADPPTKEIDARLLQYGDSFKVLPHTRIVTDGDVYYGGSEVDESMLTGESIPVAKGVHSRVFAGTLNGSGTLIVVLRTLPHENSVHKIATMVEGAELTQPKIQALADRIAGRFVPAIAAIGSLVFLIWLLIDRVHNKNDWQAAIVKAVTYAIATLIVSCPCAIGLAVPMVVLIAGGVAARYGIIFRDPQKLEVARNVTDVVFDKTGTLTTGYFSVMHSQYCGTIDPARIKSILLGLLKDNRHPISAGVYAHLAKESRISPGPDLVHAEILDITSHPGEGVVGLTRAGGYEVRAGNPDWLCLSVEESNCSHLCVTVQGELAAIFKLKDTPKRNAERVIDTLHKRNITVHMISGDSQGSVDAVAHELNIPKRCTKSRCRPEGKMQYVRDLQNNESQKQVRIVLFVGDGTNDSVALKQAHVGCHMHSPHGANDVAKQAADVVLMTERLADILVLLDISKAAYRRIVANFVWSAVYNVGAVLLAAGAFAALGKPGSEVKIPPQWAGLGELVSVLPVVGVAFQMRWRDYARGFKDVDYDRVLREDR; translated from the coding sequence ATGGCAGGCTCCTCCGACCATACTGATCACGCTTTACCTCGTACGCTGTCACCACCCACACCCGAGTCGTCGCCTCCCATATTTGCTCCCACACCTCTTCCGAATCTCCCACTGCCACCTCAGAGTTGGTTCGCTGGGATACCAGAGAACGACAATCACGCTGCATTGCGCAGCCTTCCTGAGCCTCCGCCTTCCGTCTCCGGGGAATCCACTACTTTCGTCCCAACCGACCACAGCAGAGATGGAGATGCACCTTCGTCCATCCGCGTCCGTCGACACCACCGATCGCATTCCCATTCGCATCCCCACGGTAGTTTTTGCTCAGGATCTCCTGACCATGATGGTGCACTACGGCTGAACAAATTAGGTACGCAGAGCGACGTCAGCAACCAGGTTTTCAACATCGATGTCGAACGAGGACCGCCAAATTACCAACGATTCGTGCTCAATATCGACGGCCTGAAGTGCGGATGCTGCGAGGGTGGTATAACCCGGGCTGTGCACCGCATTCCAGCCATCCGCGATCATCAAGTCAATATTGTCATGGCCAGGCTGGAGTTTGATCTCGACATCAGCCAAATCTCAGTTGAGGAAGTCCTTAAACGCTTGAACACTGCCACCGGATACACGTTCAAACAGAACAGCAAGCCTGTGGGGCAGGTGCTAGAATTTTTGCACACAGATACCCACGACTTTCACCGCACAAAGCGACCCGACGGGATCACCGCAATAGAGCTTCCAGACCCCCACACACTGTTCTGGATTTCGTCTGTACTTTGGACGAAAGACGCCTTACCACTGAACGACAAGTCTAACGATGACTCAGACAGCAGAAAGGCCAAGGAGATTGTCGACCGATGCATCATGGCTGCACGCCATCCTCAGCTGATACGCGTCCACTACGATGCAACGATCATTGGCGCTCGTGATATCTACAACTTTTACATCGCGAGAAACGAAGGTTTAACCCTGGCCCCACCACCTACTCATCCGAGCCTCCAACTCGGAGCAAGACAGACAAGACGAGCGCTCTACTGGTTTCTACCCGCCTTGGCCCTGACGATCCCTGTTCTGGTCCTGGCATGGGCGCCCATCGACCACCCGAAGATCTCATACGCTCATGCTTCCCTAATACTAGCATCTGTTGTGCAAATCATCGCATGGATTGAGTTCCTACCAAGCGCTGTTAGATCACTCTGGTACTCTTACGTGCTTGACATGGACCTCTTGATTACACTCAGTACAACAACTGCCTATGTTTTTAGCGTTGTGTGTTATGCGTACCAGGTGCTCGGCAAGCCCCTGGAGTCGGGCTCGTTCTTCGAAACGTCAACTTTGCTCGTCACTCTGATCCTTCTGGGTCGTGCCATCAATGAGTTTGCGCGTTACCGTGCAGCAAAATCTGTTTCTTTCCGTTCGCTACAGACAGACAAAGCCCTCCTTGTCGAATGGGGTCATGAACGAGAAGCGGACCCGCCGACCAAAGAAATCGATGCCCGCTTACTTCAGTATGGGGATAGCTTCAAGGTATTACCACACACGCGGATCGTCACTGATGGAGATGTATACTATGGGGGATCAGAGGTCGACGAGTCTATGCTCACAGGCGAGTCGATTCCCGTCGCGAAAGGCGTACATTCGCGTGTCTTCGCAGGCACCTTGAACGGCAGTGGCACGCTCATAGTTGTTTTGAGGACTCTGCCGCACGAGAACTCAGTTCACAAGATTGCAACAATGGTTGAAGGCGCAGAGTTGACGCAACCCAAGATACAAGCCTTGGCCGACCGCATAGCCGGCCGGTTCGTGCCCGCGATAGCAGCCATTGGATCTCTTGTCTTCTTGATCTGGCTTCTCATCGACCGAGTCCACAACAAAAATGATTGGCAGGCTGCCATCGTCAAAGCCGTCACCTACGCCATCGCAACACTCATCGTCTCCTGCCCGTGTGCAATTGGGCTTGCCGTGCCGATGGTCGTCCTCATCGCCGGAGGTGTAGCAGCGCGCTACGGCATCATCTTTAGAGATCCGCAGAAGCTGGAGGTGGCTCGCAATGTCACCGATGTTGTCTTCGACAAGACCGGCACACTTACGACCGGCTACTTTTCCGTCATGCACAGCCAATACTGTGGCACTATCGACCCTGCCCGAATCAAGTCCATCCTCCTTGGTCTTCTCAAAGACAACAGGCATCCAATCTCGGCAGGTGTCTATGCTCACCTCGCCAAGGAGTCCCGCATAAGCCCGGGTCCAGATCTTGTCCATGCTGAGATACTAGACATCACCAGCCACCCCGGTGAAGGTGTTGTAGGGCTCACTCGGGCTGGTGGCTACGAAGTGCGGGCCGGAAACCCGGATTGGCTCTGCCTATCTGTGGAGGAGTCGAATTGTAGCCATCTCTGTGTTACAGTACAAGGCGAACTTGCGGCAATTTTCAAGCTGAAAGACACGCCCAAACGCAATGCAGAAAGAGTCATCGACACGCTGCACAAGCGGAACATCACAGTCCACATGATAAGCGGCGACTCGCAAGGCTCTGTCGATGCTGTCGCGCATGAACTCAACATTCCAAAGAGATGTACAAAGAGCAGATGTCGACCAGAAGGAAAGATGCAGTACGTACGCGACCTGCAGAACAACGAAAGCCAGAAACAAGTCCGGATCGTGCTGTTCGTAGGAGACGGCACCAACGACTCCGTAGCCCTAAAGCAGGCACACGTCGGCTGCCACATGCACTCCCCCCACGGCGCGAACGACGTGGCCAAGCAAGCCGCCGACGTGGTCCTCATGACCGAACGCCTCGCTGACATCCTCGTGCTCCTCGACATAAGCAAAGCAGCGTACCGCCGCATCGTGGCGAATTTCGTCTGGAGTGCAGTCTACAATGTAGGCGCTGTCCTCCTCGCGGCCGGCGCATTCGCCGCTCTGGGCAAACCCGGGAGCGAGGTCAAGATTCCACCGCAGTGGGCTGGGTTGGGCGAGTTGGTCAGTGTTCTGCCTGTCGTTGGGGTTGCGTTCCAGATGCGCTGGCGGGATTATGCAAGGGGGTTCAAGGATGTAGATTACGATCGAGTTTTGAGGGAGGATAGGTAG
- a CDS encoding Mannose-1-phosphate guanylyltransferase — MSLQPPSLAMRSKSPSRNSGSTKAVILVGGPSRGTRFRPLSMELPKPLFPVAGHPIIEHCFRAVAAVPEIKEVFIVGYYEESVFQPFINTVSSTWPQLSVKYLREYQALGTAGGLYHFRDVILKGRPEKLFVLNADICSSFPLQEMLRLFDDKDAEAVMLGTRVATESASNFGCIVSDAHTKRVLHYVEKPESHISNLINCGVYLFSTECIFPAIRSAIKRRTERPRLLSYPSSENLDSSFYQGDDDDEDKANLVIRLEQDVLSDVADSRQFFVLETKDFWRQIKTAGSAVPANALYLLKAFQTGSEELAAPSANIIPPVYIHPSAHVDPTAKLGPNVSIGPRVSIGAGVRVKEAIVLEDSEIKHDACVMYSIIGWHSKVGAWARVEGTALPVTSHSTSIVRNGVKVQSITILGKDCAVGDEVRVQNCVCLPYKELKRDVSNEVIM, encoded by the exons ATGAGCCTGCAGCCCCCGTCCCTGGCCATGCGCTCCAAGAGCCCGTCGCGCAACAGCGGCTCCACCAAGGCGGTGATCCTG GTCGGCGGCCCGTCGCGCGGCACGCGGTTCAGGCCTCTGTCCATGGAGCTGCCCAAG CCACTGTTCCCCGTCGCCGGCCACCCCATCATCGAGCACTGCTTCCGCGCCGTCGCCGCGGTGCCTGAGATCAAGGAGGTCTTCATCGTCGGCTACTACGAGGAGTCGGTCTTCCAGCCCTTCATCAACACCGTCTCCAGCACGTGGCCGCAGCTGAGCGTCAAGTACCTGCGCGAGTACCAGGCGCTGGGCACCGCCGGCGGCCTCTACCACTTCCGCGACGTCATCCTCAAGGGCCGGCCCGAGAAGCTGTTTGTGCTCAACGCCGACATCTGCTCGTCGTTCCCGCTGCAGGAGATGCTGCGCCTGTTCGACGACAAGGACGCCGAGGCCGTCATGCTGGGCACCCGCGTCGCCACCGAGTCGGCCTCGAACTTCGGCTGCATCGTCTCCGACGCCCACACCAAGCGCGTGCTGCACTACGTCGAGAAGCCCGAGTCGCACATCTCCAACCTCATCAACTGCGGCGTCTACCTCTTCTCCACAGAGTGCATCTTCCCCGCCATCCGCTCCGCCATCAAGCGCCGCACCGAGCGCCCGCGCCTGCTGTCCTACCCCTCGTCCGAGAACCTCGACTCGTCCTTCTACcagggcgacgacgacgacgaggacaaGGCCAACCTCGTCATCCGCCTCGAGCAGGACGTCCTGTCCGACGTTGCCGACTCGCGCCAGTTCTTCGTCCTCGAGACAAAGGACTTCTGGCGCCAGATCAAGACGGCCGGCTCCGCCGTGCCCGCAAACGCCCTCTACCTGCTCAAGGCCTTCCAGACGGGCTCCGAGGAGCTCGCCGCGCCCTCGGCCAACATCATCCCGCCCGTCTACATCCACCCCTCGGCCCACGTCGACCCGACCGCGAAGCTGGGCCCCAACGTGTCCATTGGCCCGCGCGTCAGCATCGGCGCTGGCGTCCGCGTCAAGGAAGCCATCGTGCTCGAGGACAGCGAGATCAAGCACGACGCGTGCGTCATGTACAGCATCATCGGGTGGCACAGCAAGGTCGGCGCGTGGGCGCGCGTCGAGGGCACCGCCCTCCCCGTCACCTCGCACTCGACCAGCATCGTCCGCAACGGCGTCAAGGTCCAGAGCATCACCATCCTCGGCAAGGACTGCGCTGTCGGCGACGAGGTAAGGGTTCAGAACTGCGTTTGTCTGCCCTACAAGGAGCTCAAGCGCGATGTCTCAAACGAGGTCATCATGTAA